A stretch of the Campylobacter sp. 19-13652 genome encodes the following:
- a CDS encoding type II toxin-antitoxin system HicA family toxin, whose protein sequence is MSQKDKLLEKIKNNPKNASLETIKSLLLAHGWHLRSVKGSHHTFKNTNGAQLTIPYNKPVKICYVKLVLEAIKGE, encoded by the coding sequence GTGAGCCAAAAAGACAAGCTACTAGAAAAGATTAAAAATAATCCAAAAAATGCAAGCCTTGAGACTATTAAAAGCCTGCTTTTAGCTCACGGCTGGCATTTACGTAGCGTTAAAGGCTCGCACCATACCTTTAAAAACACAAACGGAGCCCAGCTTACCATACCATACAACAAGCCTGTTAAAATTTGCTATGTTAAACTTGTGTTAGAAGCCATAAAAGGGGAGTAA
- a CDS encoding type II toxin-antitoxin system RelE/ParE family toxin — protein sequence MKFEVSFINETAEAEFLSLPDGLKARGVYMIDMLELGLRGEPHTKALDDGLFELRIKSKEGIARSLFCYQIGSRIVILRTFIKKDNKIPSNELKIAKARLKELNDDKL from the coding sequence ATGAAATTTGAAGTATCTTTTATAAATGAGACGGCAGAAGCGGAGTTTTTAAGCTTGCCTGATGGTTTAAAAGCTCGTGGCGTGTATATGATTGATATGCTTGAGCTTGGCTTGCGTGGTGAGCCACATACCAAAGCTTTGGATGATGGGCTATTTGAACTACGTATTAAGTCCAAAGAGGGCATAGCAAGGAGCCTATTTTGTTATCAAATCGGCTCACGCATAGTGATTTTACGCACCTTTATTAAAAAGGACAATAAAATCCCAAGCAATGAGCTAAAAATCGCCAAAGCTAGACTAAAGGAGCTAAATGATGATAAGCTTTAA
- a CDS encoding terminase gpA endonuclease subunit has product MSFKITQRMIAACEYKDFIPPDEWALKYYHFDKTSAVGVGKFNFKHAPHQKLPLHYIGKNEVREITLWVASQTGKTTIAMIALNWYMDNRGGNAMFFLPSDELVNSTATNRILPAIAKTPNAQSLIAEKKERGLRENTKDIRYLGGSVRVLSSTKSANRKSTPAAFIIMDEISEMKHEHVMEISERAKTYEQYGAKIIKTSTAMHDDDPIVFAYEASEVKFEYSLKCPYCSKSHIDNFLENIRYPNIDEFDLENEKTPRLKLAAYAQLASKSAKYECPHCKKLWDDKDKDNAIDAGAWVRTSSVDTGRSVGFKASSFISKFVSIAELTRQFLLCDNDEQKAAFYRGWLNQIYTPEIKTTPLSELEKLRNKELNQNKIPDDTVGLFGAIDVQKDHYYYLVMAVDSKLNRHIVDCGRFNSDVELINFVASVGFFRKSDNSEKEPVFIECFAIDSGFKTDEIYQLCYNLNHFFDDYSPQKERILANRQGELITAIPIKGASTNNSNTTGDLGRIVSIDKDINGKAFEGGLSLHVINTYLCKDTLMTHLDNQINDKDAERLQVYHKAPESLLKSLVSEHKVQVKSTSGKVIFAYEPISAHPFNHYLDCATYCYYLIARFNVRFRASAYAISMSNNSVSNKDKTSKTRDYLDEF; this is encoded by the coding sequence ATGAGCTTTAAAATTACCCAAAGAATGATAGCTGCTTGTGAGTACAAAGACTTTATACCGCCTGATGAATGGGCGTTAAAATACTATCATTTTGATAAGACTTCAGCCGTGGGTGTTGGTAAATTTAACTTTAAACACGCCCCTCATCAAAAATTGCCACTTCACTACATAGGCAAAAATGAAGTAAGAGAGATAACACTTTGGGTAGCTAGTCAAACAGGAAAGACTACGATAGCTATGATAGCCTTAAATTGGTATATGGATAATAGAGGTGGCAATGCTATGTTTTTCTTGCCAAGTGATGAGCTAGTAAATAGCACCGCAACAAACAGAATACTCCCAGCCATTGCAAAGACCCCAAACGCACAATCACTAATAGCAGAGAAAAAAGAGCGTGGCTTACGAGAAAATACCAAAGACATACGCTATCTAGGCGGAAGTGTTAGAGTGCTAAGCTCTACTAAAAGCGCAAACAGAAAATCAACCCCAGCAGCATTTATCATAATGGACGAAATTAGCGAGATGAAGCATGAACACGTAATGGAAATAAGCGAGCGCGCTAAAACCTACGAGCAATATGGAGCAAAAATCATAAAAACATCTACTGCTATGCACGATGATGACCCCATTGTATTTGCTTATGAAGCAAGTGAGGTTAAATTTGAATACTCATTAAAATGCCCATATTGCTCCAAAAGCCATATCGATAATTTCTTAGAAAATATCAGATACCCAAACATTGATGAGTTTGATTTAGAAAATGAAAAAACCCCAAGACTAAAGCTAGCCGCATATGCTCAGCTAGCTAGTAAAAGTGCTAAATATGAATGTCCGCATTGTAAAAAGCTATGGGACGATAAAGATAAGGATAATGCGATAGACGCTGGTGCGTGGGTGAGAACTTCAAGCGTTGACACTGGTAGAAGCGTGGGCTTTAAGGCTAGCTCATTTATATCTAAATTTGTCAGCATAGCTGAGCTTACAAGGCAGTTTTTATTATGCGATAACGACGAGCAAAAAGCAGCGTTTTATCGTGGCTGGCTAAATCAAATTTATACCCCTGAGATAAAAACTACACCCCTAAGCGAACTTGAAAAGCTAAGAAATAAAGAGCTAAATCAAAATAAGATACCAGATGATACTGTAGGGCTATTTGGGGCAATAGACGTACAAAAAGACCACTACTATTATCTTGTTATGGCAGTAGATAGTAAATTAAACAGGCATATTGTTGATTGTGGTAGGTTTAATAGTGATGTTGAGCTTATAAATTTTGTAGCTAGTGTTGGGTTTTTTAGAAAAAGTGATAACAGCGAAAAAGAGCCAGTTTTTATTGAGTGCTTTGCAATTGATAGCGGCTTTAAAACAGATGAAATTTATCAGCTATGTTATAACTTAAACCATTTCTTTGATGATTACAGCCCACAAAAAGAGCGTATTTTGGCAAATAGGCAGGGCGAGCTAATAACAGCTATACCGATTAAGGGCGCAAGCACAAACAACAGCAACACAACAGGCGATTTAGGGCGCATAGTCTCGATTGATAAAGACATAAACGGAAAGGCGTTTGAGGGTGGACTAAGTCTGCACGTAATAAATACTTATCTATGCAAAGACACACTAATGACGCACCTTGATAATCAAATAAACGATAAAGACGCAGAACGGCTACAGGTATATCACAAAGCCCCAGAGAGCTTGCTAAAAAGCCTTGTAAGCGAGCATAAGGTACAGGTAAAATCAACCAGTGGCAAAGTCATTTTTGCATATGAGCCAATTTCGGCGCACCCATTTAACCACTACCTAGACTGTGCCACATACTGCTATTATCTAATAGCTAGATTTAATGTGCGCTTTAGAGCTAGCGCATATGCAATTAGTATGTCAAATAACTCAGTATCAAATAAAGATAAAACATCAAAGACAAGGGATTATTTGGATGAGTTTTAG
- a CDS encoding S49 family peptidase, with amino-acid sequence MNNELGDELLAPLAISKESLLSFLSINFNSNLSARPQSRYQSTKEQIILPVSGMMFRYENAFTKLGYGISTQTLKENIKQAIDSGAEVLLVIDSGGGVVNGITDLCDYVAQNKDKVSAFVKGYAASAAFWLASSCGKIYAERSSRLGSIGVASAIFDAKGFFKNLGINAKEIANTLSPNKRPDLATDEGEAILRVELDAAADIFISAVSKNLKISKEDVVSKFNQGGTITGEQAYKYGFINALGSLDDFIKGVNMDKQAMQTAEAVLPLKAEKSVADITQNSQKASIELDKFKALSEYRTLLSDDEHEAFAKDETVSAQAIKDFILQKQAKAKAPVAFSQVIVGDDLGKEAKKQDVIDAVALMVGNDAPNASNQAYRLANSGSLKAMLAHNSGLGYLNSDSDFMSAMTTSDFPVLLKSSLSRVLEDGFSKAETTYRSLVKEVAHPDFREYTSVQMQDVPANVWDNPLVEGGETRSFSLSESTRGSRVESYGAKFNITRQMLVNDDLGAFVGMVQKFAKSADKFINKCVYDFIQQRGKYANFTLKDGHALFDKTNHKNVIDGAKSALSKEALSSARIAMSRQKDEWGEDISIHPKLLIVPPELVDVATELMVSSATLEANKNSGVKNIYQGAYSIITDPALSEPEAWYLFAKEQICLGYLRQNGGAKPIIELKDKSLVDGLVYEGVLDFVVYAANYQGVLKSKGKA; translated from the coding sequence ATGAATAATGAATTAGGCGATGAACTGTTAGCTCCACTTGCTATTAGCAAAGAGAGTTTGCTTTCATTTTTGAGTATAAATTTTAATTCAAATCTAAGCGCAAGACCGCAAAGCAGATACCAAAGCACAAAAGAGCAGATAATACTACCAGTAAGCGGAATGATGTTTCGGTATGAAAATGCTTTTACAAAGCTTGGATACGGCATTAGCACACAGACTTTAAAAGAGAATATCAAACAAGCCATTGATAGCGGCGCAGAAGTGTTACTTGTGATTGATAGTGGCGGCGGAGTGGTAAATGGAATTACCGACCTTTGTGATTATGTGGCACAGAATAAAGATAAAGTGAGTGCATTTGTAAAAGGCTACGCCGCCTCTGCTGCTTTTTGGCTTGCTAGCTCTTGTGGGAAAATATACGCTGAACGCTCATCAAGACTTGGAAGCATCGGTGTAGCTAGCGCTATTTTTGACGCCAAGGGTTTTTTTAAAAACCTAGGTATAAACGCCAAAGAGATAGCAAATACACTAAGCCCAAATAAAAGACCAGACCTAGCTACTGACGAGGGCGAGGCAATTTTAAGAGTTGAACTTGACGCAGCGGCTGATATTTTTATTAGTGCAGTTAGCAAGAATTTAAAAATAAGCAAGGAGGACGTGGTAAGCAAATTTAATCAAGGTGGCACAATTACAGGAGAGCAGGCGTATAAGTATGGGTTTATTAATGCCCTTGGAAGTTTAGATGATTTTATTAAAGGAGTAAATATGGATAAACAAGCGATGCAAACGGCTGAAGCCGTATTGCCTTTAAAAGCAGAAAAAAGCGTAGCAGACATCACCCAAAATAGTCAAAAAGCAAGCATAGAGCTTGATAAGTTTAAAGCCCTAAGCGAGTATAGAACCCTCTTAAGCGATGACGAGCACGAAGCATTTGCCAAAGATGAGACAGTAAGCGCACAGGCAATAAAAGATTTTATCTTACAAAAACAGGCAAAAGCTAAAGCACCAGTTGCGTTTAGTCAGGTTATAGTTGGGGATGACCTAGGCAAAGAAGCAAAAAAACAAGATGTAATAGACGCAGTGGCTTTAATGGTAGGCAATGACGCACCAAATGCTAGCAATCAAGCGTATCGTCTAGCAAATAGCGGTAGTCTAAAAGCTATGCTAGCGCATAATAGTGGGCTTGGATATTTAAACAGTGATAGCGATTTTATGTCTGCTATGACTACGTCTGATTTTCCAGTGCTTTTAAAAAGTTCACTATCTCGTGTACTTGAGGACGGCTTTAGTAAGGCGGAGACAACATACCGCTCGCTAGTTAAAGAGGTAGCGCATCCAGATTTTAGGGAGTATACTAGCGTACAAATGCAAGATGTACCAGCTAATGTATGGGATAATCCGCTAGTTGAGGGTGGCGAGACAAGAAGCTTTAGTCTAAGTGAGAGTACAAGGGGCTCTAGGGTTGAAAGCTATGGAGCTAAGTTTAACATAACTCGTCAAATGCTAGTAAATGATGATTTGGGAGCGTTTGTAGGTATGGTACAAAAGTTTGCAAAAAGTGCGGATAAATTTATAAATAAGTGCGTATATGATTTTATCCAACAAAGGGGCAAATATGCTAATTTTACCCTAAAAGACGGACACGCTTTATTTGATAAAACAAATCATAAAAACGTAATAGATGGGGCAAAGTCCGCACTAAGCAAAGAGGCTCTTTCAAGTGCTAGAATAGCAATGAGCAGGCAAAAAGATGAGTGGGGAGAGGATATTAGCATACACCCAAAACTTCTAATAGTCCCACCTGAGCTTGTTGATGTGGCAACAGAGCTTATGGTAAGTTCAGCTACGCTTGAAGCCAACAAAAACTCAGGCGTTAAAAATATCTATCAAGGCGCGTATTCAATCATAACCGACCCAGCACTAAGCGAGCCTGAAGCTTGGTATTTGTTTGCTAAAGAGCAAATTTGTCTTGGCTATTTAAGACAAAATGGTGGAGCTAAGCCTATTATTGAGCTAAAAGATAAATCTTTAGTCGATGGGCTTGTGTATGAGGGCGTACTTGATTTTGTTGTGTATGCAGCAAATTATCAAGGTGTTTTAAAATCCAAAGGCAAAGCTTAA
- a CDS encoding helix-turn-helix transcriptional regulator: protein MMISFKQTKDKLLKDPAFKAEYEKAKVELETEFALLDSLKQARNESKLTQAEIAQRMGTKQSAVARLEAGVFNAKLDTIIRYARAIGLKELKIAL from the coding sequence ATGATGATAAGCTTTAAACAGACTAAGGATAAGCTACTAAAAGACCCAGCCTTTAAGGCGGAGTACGAAAAGGCAAAAGTCGAGCTAGAAACGGAGTTTGCCCTGCTTGATAGCCTAAAGCAGGCTAGAAATGAGAGCAAACTAACTCAGGCTGAAATAGCCCAGCGTATGGGGACAAAACAATCTGCCGTCGCTAGACTGGAGGCTGGCGTGTTTAATGCCAAACTAGATACCATTATCCGCTATGCACGAGCGATTGGGCTAAAAGAGCTTAAGATAGCATTGTAG
- a CDS encoding phage tail tube protein, which produces MATPKIKQVLLDFEDKGKFGINPATPKPYQISVNENGIVANMQTKTDNVIGGDIDSGGELYKTYDEVGGSIKMPLYYEQLGVILKAALGEPHTEDLTSSKPGFFKHTFKSTECIPSVVVQDLLSVQCNKSGTDKDLIKKFNGLRVNTLSISASPDSDYDVEINFIGATGEDNLSNQSMQKLDDSSKVVLDSTRMKNDHVKLYVGDDGNFYKLAKEFNLSLDRGTEAIRVLSAGAMVEDSKFDLTGQLSSIFDGEFYKKAKNQEQIKVRLVFSDGSNEAEFIIAQAQFAVDDSARSYGGKYPLDMKFNGVKSGSTDAKLKVVLTNKVASY; this is translated from the coding sequence ATGGCTACACCAAAAATTAAACAGGTTTTACTGGATTTTGAGGATAAGGGTAAATTTGGGATAAACCCAGCTACCCCAAAGCCCTATCAGATTTCAGTAAATGAAAATGGCATAGTTGCTAATATGCAAACTAAGACAGATAACGTCATAGGTGGCGATATTGACAGTGGCGGTGAACTTTACAAGACATATGATGAAGTTGGCGGAAGCATTAAAATGCCACTTTATTACGAGCAGCTTGGAGTTATTTTAAAAGCAGCTCTAGGCGAGCCGCACACAGAGGACTTAACAAGCTCCAAGCCTGGGTTTTTTAAGCATACTTTTAAATCAACCGAATGTATACCAAGCGTGGTGGTACAGGATTTATTAAGTGTACAGTGTAATAAAAGTGGCACAGATAAAGATTTGATTAAAAAATTTAATGGGCTTAGGGTAAATACATTAAGCATAAGCGCAAGTCCAGATAGTGATTATGATGTTGAGATAAATTTCATCGGCGCAACTGGTGAGGATAACTTAAGTAATCAATCAATGCAAAAGCTTGATGATAGCTCAAAAGTCGTGCTAGATAGTACAAGAATGAAAAACGACCACGTAAAGCTTTATGTTGGCGATGATGGCAACTTCTACAAGCTAGCCAAAGAGTTTAATCTGAGTCTTGATAGGGGCACAGAAGCCATTAGGGTACTCTCAGCTGGCGCAATGGTAGAGGATAGCAAGTTTGACCTAACAGGGCAACTTAGCTCAATCTTTGATGGCGAGTTTTATAAAAAGGCTAAAAATCAAGAACAAATAAAAGTGCGCCTAGTCTTTAGTGATGGCAGCAATGAAGCTGAGTTTATTATCGCTCAAGCCCAGTTTGCAGTCGATGATAGTGCTAGAAGCTATGGTGGCAAGTATCCGCTTGATATGAAATTTAATGGCGTAAAAAGTGGCTCAACGGACGCAAAATTAAAAGTCGTTTTAACAAATAAAGTGGCAAGTTATTAA
- a CDS encoding phage replisome organizer N-terminal domain-containing protein: MAQKKYYWLKLQKDFFKDPRVKKLRRIAGGDTYCCIYLMILLHSLETDGIITYQGIENSFSAELALILDEDETNIEVTLSYLLAQGLMEQFDNEYVLNQTVNLIGSECESARRVRAMREKRADKQISKNQKALKNDVCDEKALHCNASVTECNETVTTEKEIELEKEIELEVAIAPNACVRTCESKTTSQQEKSKPKGDKFKKPTVDEIASYISERGYDLDAEHFYDHYESNGWCVGKARMKDWRATVRNWARNPLPKASNKAQGYQKGQLRDDIDYAKYGFPVESEIIEGELIAHNSTQTAHNLTNAPLAIPRQPQIGKMALSASNEPKTVQGGL; encoded by the coding sequence ATGGCACAGAAAAAATACTACTGGTTAAAATTACAAAAAGACTTTTTTAAAGACCCACGTGTGAAAAAGCTCCGCCGTATAGCAGGTGGGGATACGTATTGTTGCATATACTTGATGATACTACTTCATAGCCTAGAAACCGATGGGATAATAACCTATCAAGGCATAGAGAATAGTTTCTCTGCTGAGCTAGCTCTGATATTAGATGAGGATGAGACAAATATCGAAGTAACACTAAGCTATTTATTAGCTCAAGGCTTAATGGAGCAGTTTGACAATGAGTATGTATTAAACCAAACTGTAAATTTAATCGGCTCAGAATGCGAAAGTGCAAGACGTGTAAGAGCTATGCGAGAAAAAAGAGCAGATAAGCAAATTTCAAAAAATCAAAAAGCCCTAAAAAACGACGTTTGCGATGAAAAAGCGTTACATTGTAACGCCTCTGTAACAGAGTGTAACGAAACTGTAACGACAGAGAAAGAGATAGAGTTAGAGAAAGAGATAGAGTTAGAAGTCGCTATCGCTCCTAATGCGTGCGTGCGCACGTGCGAGAGCAAAACGACATCGCAGCAAGAAAAATCAAAACCCAAAGGCGATAAATTCAAAAAACCCACAGTCGATGAGATAGCCAGCTACATAAGCGAAAGGGGCTATGACCTAGACGCAGAGCATTTTTACGACCACTACGAGAGTAATGGCTGGTGTGTAGGCAAGGCTAGGATGAAAGACTGGAGGGCAACTGTACGAAACTGGGCGAGAAATCCTCTGCCAAAGGCTAGCAATAAAGCGCAAGGCTATCAAAAGGGGCAGCTAAGAGATGACATAGACTACGCAAAATATGGCTTCCCCGTGGAGAGTGAGATAATCGAGGGTGAATTAATAGCCCATAATAGCACGCAAACGGCTCATAATTTAACAAACGCACCTTTAGCAATACCAAGACAGCCACAAATAGGCAAAATGGCTTTAAGCGCTTCAAATGAGCCTAAAACAGTCCAAGGGGGTTTATGA
- a CDS encoding DUF1799 domain-containing protein, whose amino-acid sequence MFLGLNLEIPSELLPPYLPKYLKDVLDFYQSVKTQWRVVSGFSGMALVGLDYGAVFNTAKIFKFDLDEFNFLVLQEIERFIINWHNEKMSTKE is encoded by the coding sequence GTGTTTTTAGGTCTTAACCTAGAAATCCCTAGTGAGCTTTTACCTCCATACCTGCCAAAGTATCTAAAAGACGTTTTGGACTTTTACCAAAGCGTCAAAACTCAATGGAGAGTTGTTTCAGGTTTTAGCGGAATGGCTTTAGTCGGACTTGACTATGGGGCTGTATTTAACACCGCTAAAATATTTAAATTTGACCTTGATGAGTTTAATTTTTTAGTCTTGCAAGAAATTGAACGCTTTATCATCAATTGGCACAATGAAAAAATGAGTACCAAAGAATAA
- a CDS encoding DUF2190 family protein — translation MLRKSETIQMAHDSAVKKNDIVLKDGDFAMVALNDAEANELIAYGVEGSFEFKKDSGASLKVGDKAYYKVAEKSITNTASGNKFIGRVVQVGASTVEVKINTK, via the coding sequence ATGCTAAGAAAATCAGAAACTATTCAAATGGCGCACGATAGTGCTGTAAAGAAAAACGATATTGTGCTAAAAGACGGAGATTTTGCAATGGTTGCGCTTAATGACGCAGAAGCAAACGAGCTTATTGCATATGGGGTTGAGGGTAGCTTTGAGTTTAAAAAAGATAGCGGAGCTAGCCTTAAAGTTGGTGATAAAGCATATTATAAGGTAGCTGAGAAAAGTATCACAAACACAGCAAGTGGGAATAAATTTATCGGCAGAGTGGTACAGGTTGGAGCGTCCACCGTAGAGGTAAAGATAAACACAAAGTAG
- a CDS encoding phage portal protein, whose translation MGKDLTLSHEASQSASFYEGGRFTLANRDFINAASPFEDVAFSERDTLRARARWLHENNPIISNIDRTIVANVIGGGLKFQFKLGSETTDDSVERLNSEIELAWEVAKDELDITGSVHFDELCKIALKNRFMDGECLFYLPIVDVGFGGKELKIQPIEVDRFALGYVEMTNGGFYDGIEIDKFGKNVAYHISDGAFEKIKIAGKNNKKISSSVKIPARDAIYYFKKDNRFSQIRGVSEYKQTIIDLKNFAAFMRSTIEGARSRANIAYVLKRQNPEMLRNLSEKPIEVINGIFVQNLRPTDTLEVLDPKIADDNFGVFVEAVLRLIASGRGVSYELASRDFSRVNYSGGRMSLLQDYKLFDDDLLHFSRNFYRPIFMRWLEFEALKGSFKYLSYQKFLELKNQIKASAILLYPPRREWVDPLKESKAIATELEYNTTTLSEIYARRGLDWREGLKQIAIEKDFAESLGLSRFNNAKLIVNTNDKEDDNE comes from the coding sequence ATGGGTAAAGATTTAACACTTAGCCACGAAGCAAGCCAAAGCGCAAGCTTTTATGAGGGTGGACGATTTACACTTGCAAATAGAGATTTTATAAATGCCGCCAGTCCATTTGAAGATGTGGCTTTTTCTGAGCGTGATACTTTGCGAGCTAGGGCTAGATGGTTACACGAAAATAATCCAATAATCTCAAACATAGACCGCACAATAGTCGCCAATGTAATAGGCGGTGGGCTTAAATTTCAATTTAAACTAGGAAGCGAAACCACAGACGATAGTGTAGAAAGATTAAACTCAGAAATAGAGCTAGCTTGGGAAGTGGCAAAAGATGAGCTAGATATTACAGGCTCGGTGCATTTTGATGAGCTATGTAAAATTGCTCTAAAAAATCGCTTTATGGATGGCGAGTGCCTATTTTATCTACCCATTGTTGATGTTGGTTTTGGTGGGAAAGAGCTAAAAATACAGCCCATAGAAGTAGATAGATTTGCACTTGGATACGTTGAAATGACAAACGGCGGCTTTTATGATGGCATAGAGATTGATAAATTTGGCAAAAATGTAGCCTATCACATAAGCGACGGAGCATTTGAAAAAATAAAAATAGCAGGCAAAAATAATAAAAAGATAAGCTCAAGCGTCAAAATACCAGCTAGGGACGCAATTTATTATTTTAAAAAAGATAATAGATTTAGCCAAATTAGGGGTGTAAGCGAATATAAACAGACTATTATTGACCTTAAAAACTTTGCTGCTTTTATGCGCTCAACTATCGAGGGTGCTAGAAGCAGGGCTAATATCGCTTATGTACTTAAAAGACAAAACCCAGAGATGCTAAGAAATTTATCCGAAAAGCCAATTGAAGTAATCAATGGCATATTCGTCCAAAACCTGCGCCCAACGGATACCCTTGAAGTGCTTGACCCTAAAATTGCTGATGATAATTTTGGTGTATTTGTAGAAGCGGTTTTAAGACTAATAGCGTCTGGCAGGGGTGTTAGCTATGAGCTAGCTAGCAGGGATTTTTCTAGAGTTAATTACTCAGGTGGCAGGATGAGCCTACTACAAGATTATAAGCTTTTTGATGATGATTTATTGCATTTTTCAAGAAATTTTTACCGCCCTATTTTTATGCGTTGGCTTGAATTTGAAGCATTAAAAGGAAGCTTTAAATATCTAAGCTATCAAAAATTCTTAGAGCTAAAAAATCAGATAAAAGCGTCTGCTATTTTACTCTACCCGCCACGAAGGGAGTGGGTAGACCCATTAAAAGAGAGCAAGGCGATTGCCACAGAACTAGAATACAACACGACAACTCTTTCAGAAATTTACGCAAGGCGTGGGCTTGACTGGAGAGAGGGACTAAAGCAAATAGCAATTGAAAAAGATTTTGCAGAGAGCCTTGGACTAAGCAGATTTAATAACGCCAAATTAATAGTCAATACTAATGATAAGGAGGACGATAATGAATAA
- a CDS encoding S24 family peptidase: MIIALQVYYPDKMWREGLFAVVATGDSMYPEICDRDVVVCDKFDKLEDGDLVYYRLFNEVAIKIYNKDNNNTITFKPINNSPEFFPRTIDIDDEAVYSQLEMARVVQVIRPIKRRRK; this comes from the coding sequence ATTATAATTGCATTACAAGTATACTACCCTGATAAAATGTGGCGTGAGGGACTTTTTGCGGTAGTGGCGACTGGCGACAGTATGTATCCTGAAATCTGCGACCGAGATGTGGTAGTATGTGATAAGTTTGATAAATTAGAGGACGGCGACTTGGTCTATTATAGGTTATTTAATGAGGTTGCGATAAAAATTTATAATAAAGACAACAATAACACCATCACTTTCAAGCCTATAAATAACAGCCCTGAGTTTTTTCCTAGAACTATTGATATTGACGATGAAGCAGTTTATAGCCAGTTAGAAATGGCTAGAGTGGTGCAAGTTATACGCCCCATAAAAAGACGGCGAAAATAA
- a CDS encoding S24 family peptidase yields MSDFAKRLTNMFKRAGLSSARVSELSYDYGVDTSKKTVEAYRSGQRTPSPDFISFALAICGEKDANMLFSDNPNKIAKAEQAKDEIMYIDAFSMPAGCGSTGVFDNNFEVENRLAIHKSVLELYYPNPKFIKAFRCFGDSMEPEYYDGDFVIVEMVAGRHFQPIDGIYVFRVDDTVMVKKLAFLGKKVKTISMNLSYGEFIIDPEVDNFEILAKVCGKLSLKSGLLLSDQGIN; encoded by the coding sequence ATGAGCGATTTTGCAAAAAGGCTAACAAATATGTTTAAGCGAGCTGGTCTTAGCTCTGCAAGAGTATCTGAGCTAAGCTATGATTACGGAGTAGATACTTCTAAAAAGACAGTCGAAGCCTACAGGAGCGGGCAGCGCACCCCAAGCCCTGATTTTATCAGTTTCGCATTAGCCATTTGTGGGGAAAAGGATGCAAATATGCTTTTTAGTGATAACCCAAATAAGATAGCAAAAGCAGAGCAGGCAAAAGATGAGATAATGTATATTGACGCTTTTTCTATGCCAGCTGGTTGCGGTAGCACTGGGGTATTTGATAATAACTTTGAAGTTGAAAACCGTCTAGCAATACACAAAAGTGTACTTGAACTTTACTACCCAAATCCTAAATTTATTAAGGCTTTTAGGTGCTTTGGCGATAGCATGGAGCCTGAATATTACGATGGGGATTTTGTGATTGTTGAAATGGTCGCTGGCAGACACTTTCAACCAATAGATGGAATTTATGTCTTTAGGGTAGATGATACCGTGATGGTAAAAAAGCTTGCTTTTTTAGGTAAAAAGGTAAAAACAATTAGTATGAACTTAAGCTATGGAGAGTTTATAATTGACCCAGAAGTTGATAACTTTGAAATTTTAGCTAAAGTTTGTGGCAAGCTTAGCCTAAAAAGTGGACTTTTGCTAAGCGACCAAGGAATAAACTAA